Proteins found in one Pocillopora verrucosa isolate sample1 chromosome 12, ASM3666991v2, whole genome shotgun sequence genomic segment:
- the LOC136277249 gene encoding uncharacterized protein — protein MAKCGAESRDVMMIPNNISIQEISGDSEEFILIFDQEEVLQDLEHASAHFVKDGNSGEMHVELVKRNPHNLIGIFPSSLTPGKFRVRVTSSDGSFLGIAFFSCWDNTSKTLEQLKRNRNLQSIFLQYCIQNIGVLPVPYDVAAPEDAASESGYDGDNEASSSDSADDRN, from the exons ATGGCTAAATGTGGAGCTGAATCCCGTGATG taaTGATGATTCcaaataatatttccattcaG gagATATCAGGGGATTCAGAAgaattcattttgattttcgACCAGGAGGAGGTTCTTCAAGATCTCGAACACGCTTCTGCACACTTTGTAAAAGATGGGAACTCTGGCGAGATGCATGTGGAACTTGTGAAAAGAAATCCTCACAATCTGATTGGTATTTTTCCAT CTTCTTTAACACCTGGAAAATTCAGGGTTAGAGTAACATCCTCAGATGGCTCATTCCTTGGAATAGCTTTCTTTAGCTGTTGGGACAATACTTCAAAAACATTGGAGCAACTGAAGCGCAATCGCAACCTGCAGAGTATTTTTTTGCAGTACTGCATCCAAAATATTGGAGTATTACCAGTTCCTTATGACGTTGCTGCTCCTG aagATGCAGCAAGCGAAAGTGGATATGACGGGGATAACGAAGCCTCGTCATCTGATTCAGCAGACGATAGGAACTGA
- the LOC136277246 gene encoding uncharacterized protein: MNTTWLPERQRWVWVYRKDRFNVKVNTTNGVERKNRTYKHQYLADNRDKTLSGVITVLVTQFLPNEYRRYAENNMRNSSAYRQYNSHLPRWLHNRPRQFITHCSQHLTHAQSITKEDIAQEGDGQFLVKSQSDNKISYHVHFGDCSNMPSCTCPDWQRHHWPCKHFVAIYKHFPEWGWEAMSPYYSSSPYFQIDPNVVPPLSSEGCSSTDCTIMQDSTQKEKEKGSTEYSSKFT; the protein is encoded by the exons ATGAACACAACATGGCTTCCCGAAAGACAG CGCTGGGTTTGGGTATACAGGAAGGACCGCTTCAATGTGAAAGTGAACACTACCAATGGtgtggaaagaaagaatagGACATATAAGCACCAATATCTTGCAGACAATAGAGACAAGACCTTAAGTGGTGTCATCACAGTTTTAGTGACACAATTTCTGCCAAATGAGTACAGAAG GTATGCTGAAAATAACATGCGTAACTCAAGTGCTTATCGCCAGTACAATTCACATCTTCCAAGGTGGTTACACAATCGACCAAGACAGTTTATTACCCACTGCAGTCAACACCTTACACATGCACAATCAATAACAAAAGAAGACATCGCTCAAGAAGGAGATGGCCAGTTCCTTGTTAAAAGCCAAAGtgacaataaaatttcataCCATGTGCACTTTGGTGATTGCAGCAACATGCCTTCCTGCACTTGTCCTGACTGGCAAAGACATCACTGGCCATGCAAGCATTTTGTGGctatctacaaacattttcCAGAATGGGGATGGGAAGCAATGTCTCCTTACTACAGTTCAAGCCCCTATTTCCAGATTGATCCGAATGTAGTTCCACCTTTATCTTCTGAGGGATGTTCCTCCACTGACTGTACCATAATGCAGGATTCAAcccaaaaagagaaagaaaaaggatcaaCGGAATATAGCAGTAAATTTACATAA
- the LOC136277248 gene encoding uncharacterized protein, with translation MAKCGAESRDVKMIPNKISIQGISGGTAEFTLILLQELPGDLTHASAHFAKDGNFDKDGNFDEMHVELLKITPCNLIGIFPSSLTSGKFRVTVTSSDGSFLGIAFFSCWDNTSKTLGQLKRDPNLQGIFLQQCIQNIGALPVSYDVAAPAPGDAASESGYDGDNEASSSDSADDRN, from the exons ATGGCTAAATGTGGAGCTGAATCCCGTGATG taaaGATGATTCCAAATAAGATTTCCATTCAG gggATATCAGGGGGTACAGCAGAATTCACCTTAATTTTACTCCAGGAGCTTCCTGGTGATCTCACACACGCTTCTGCACACTTTGCAAAAGATGGGAACTTTGACAAAGATGGGAACTTTGACGAGATGCATGTGGAACTCTTGAAAATAACTCCTTGCAATCTGATCGGCATTTTTCCAT CTTCTTTAACATCTGGAAAATTCAGGGTAACAGTAACATCCTCAGATGGCTCATTCCTTGGAATAGCTTTCTTTAGCTGTTGGGACAATACTTCAAAAACATTGGGTCAACTGAAGCGCGATCCCAACCTGCAGGGTATTTTTTTGCAGCAATGCATCCAAAATATTGGAGCATTACCAGTTTCTTATGACGTTGCTGCTCCTGCTCCTG gaGACGCAGCAAGCGAAAGTGGTTATGACGGGGACAACGAAGCCTCGTCATCTGACTCGGCAGACGATAGGAACTAA